The Brassica napus cultivar Da-Ae chromosome C7, Da-Ae, whole genome shotgun sequence genome has a segment encoding these proteins:
- the LOC106407268 gene encoding purple acid phosphatase 7-like: MKMFSVRLIFLILCIFFNGSLSKLERLDHPVTKSDGSLNILVVGDWGRQGGFNQSLVAHQMGIVGEQLDIDFVISLGDNFYDDGLKGDTDPAFEASFSHIYTHPSLQKQWYSVLGNHDYRGNVSAQLSHVLTQKDWRWFCRRSFVLCSGMVEFFFVDTNPFVEKYFTDPEDHTYDWSNVLPRDKYISNLLHDLDLEMKKSRATWKFVVGHHGIKTAGQHGVTQDLVDQLLPILEENKVDLYINGHDHCLQHIGSDSEIQFLTSGGGSKAWRGVILPWDPKELKLYYDGQGFMSLHITHSQTKFIYYDISGNVLHQSTLSKKSKTFGSYKRLFP, translated from the exons ATGAAGATGTTCAGCGTACGTTTGATTTTTCTTATTCTATGCATCTTCTTCAATGGTTCTTTGTCAAAGCTTGAAAGGTTGGATCATCCGGTGACGAAATCCGATGGCTCTTTGAATATTCTGGTCGTCGGAGATTGGGGACGACAAGGAGGTTTTAATCAATCTCTCGTTGCTCATCAG ATGGGAATTGTGGGAGAGCAACTAGACATAGATTTTGTGATATCACTAGGAGATAATTTCTATGACGACGGTTTAAAAGGAGACACTGATCCTGCTTTTGAAGCCTCGTTCTCTCACATCTACACTCATCCTAGTCTCCAAAAACAGTGGTATTCTG TTTTGGGGAACCATGATTACAGAGGAAATGTTTCAGCACAACTAAGTCATGTTCTTACCCAAAAAGATTGGAGATGGTTTTGTCGCAGATCTTTTGTCTTATGCTCAg GAATGGTGGAGTTTTTCTTCGTGGACACAAATCCatttgtagaaaaatatttcacaGATCCAGAAGATCACACTTACGACTGGAGCAACGTGTTACCCAGGGATAAATATATCTCCAACCTCTTACAT GATTTAGATTTAGAGATGAAAAAGTCGCGTGCCACATGGAAATTTGTCGTGGGGCATCATGGCATCAAAACCGCAGGTCAACATGGCGTGACCCAAGACCTAGTCGATCAACTTCTTCCTATTCTGGAG GAGAATAAAGTGGACTTGTATATAAACGGACATGATCATTGCTTGCAACACATTGGATCTGACAG TGAGATTCAATTTCTGACAAGTGGAGGAGGATCAAAGGCCTGGAGAGGAGTTATTTTGCCATGGGATCCAAAAGAACTCAAACTTTATTACGACGGGCAAGGTTTCATGTCTCTTCACATCACTCACTCTCAAACTAAGTTCATCTACTATGACATTTCCGGCAATGTTCTTCACCAATCCACCTTGTCCAAAAAGTCCAAAACTTTTGGTTCCTATAAAAGATTATTCCCCTAA
- the LOC106411036 gene encoding purple acid phosphatase 8-like — protein METMRDKPVKFSSSVFCLIILLSIYNSRAELGRLVQPPKSDGTLSFLVVGDWGRRGSYNQSQVALQMGKTGKNLNIDFVISTGDNFYDDGITSPYDCQFQDSFTNIYTAPSLQKPWYNVLGNHDYRGNVDAQLSPILKDLDCRWVCLRSYVVNADIVDIFFIDTTPFVDKYFDEPKDHVYDWSGVLPRNKYLNNLLADLDVSFHESVAKWKVVVGHHTIKSAGHHGITKELEKQLLPILEANEVDMYINGHDHCLEHISSINSGIQFMTSGGGSKAWKGDVNEWNPQEMRFYYDGQGFMSVYLSEAELRVDFYDGYGRVLHRWNTYKKGIYTDI, from the exons ATGGAGACCATGAGAGATAAGCCCGTAAAATTCTCATCTTCTGTTTTCtgtttgatcattttattaTCGATCTATAACTCCAGGGCGGAGCTAGGACGGTTGGTGCAACCACCAAAATCCGATGGTACACTCAGTTTTCTCGTTGTCGGCGACTGGGGAAGAAGAGGTTCTTACAATCAGTCTCAAGTAGCTCTTCAG ATGGGAAAAACAGGAAAGAATTTAAATATCGATTTCGTGATTTCGACTGGAGATAACTTTTACGATGACGGAATAACAAGTCCATATGATTGTCAATTTCAAGATTCTTTTACCAATATTTACACAGCACCCAGCTTACAAAAGCCATGGTATAATG TATTAGGAAATCATGATTATAGAGGTAACGTCGATGCACAACTCAGCCCGATACTGAAGGATTTGGACTGTCGATGGGTTTGTTTAAGATCTTACGTTGTTAATGCCG ATATCGTCGATATTTTCTTCATAGACACAACACCGTTCgtagataaatattttgatgaaccAAAGGACCATGTTTATGATTGGAGCGGCGTATTACCAAGAAACAAGTATCTTAACAATCTCTTAGCG GATCTCGATGTGTCATTTCATGAATCAGTGGCGAAATGGAAAGTAGTGGTAGGTCACCACACAATCAAAAGTGCAGGTCATCACGGTATCACGAAAGAGCTTGAAAAGCAACTTTTACCTATCCTTGAG GCTAATGAAGTGGATATGTACATAAACGGGCATGATCATTGCTTGGAGCACATAAGCAGCATTAACAG TGGAATACAATTTATGACAAGTGGCGGTGGGTCAAAGGCGTGGAAAGGGGATGTGAATGAGTGGAACCCGCAAGAGATGAGGTTTTACTACGATGGACAAGGTTTCATGTCGGTTTATCTATCGGAAGCAGAACTGCGAGTAGATTTTTACGATGGATATGGTCGCGTTCTGCATCGATGGAACACTTATAAGAAGGGGATTTATACGGATATCTAA
- the LOC106409873 gene encoding cyclin-J18 isoform X1: MSTEIAHLRRRLVEFTIQCTTHLELPPIVKYSALSLFFDRFRPSVVRFLQKKKKAEHWLLQPLTESNLQLFVLISIWISCKMHCSRGLSVQSLKSLGDNMITEQLFTVRDFMEAELVFLKVMKFEIGTLNIAYTLLDDLFIHFKEVAKVGELLNFEACMDMMDLLYEKEETSVLYHSSTSLAASILVSSYIITVPKQQWEFPILPWGKHSSFCYFHQKHLSMIDLSSHRVLNKLEISYTI; the protein is encoded by the exons ATGTCTACAGAGATCGCTCATCTGCGACGGAGGTTGGTCGAGTTCACGATTCAGTGTACTACT CATCTCGAACTTCCTCCGATCGTTAAATACTCAGCACTATCGCTCTTCTTCGATCGGTTTCGTCCGTCTGTTGTCAG GTTcttacagaagaagaagaaagcagaACACTGGCTATTGCAACCGTTGACTGAAAGCAATCTGCAGCTGTTTGTGTTAATCTCCATATGGATCTCGTGCAAA ATGCACTGTTCCCGGGGTTTATCGGTTCAAAGTCTGAAATCCTTGGGTGATAATATGATCACAGAGCAGCTCTTCACTGTTCGGGATTTCATGGAAGCA GAACTAGTTTTTCTGAAG GTGATGAAATTCGAGATTGGCACTTTAAATATAGCTTATACACTGCTTGATGACCTTTTTATCCATTTCAA GGAAGTTGCAAAGGTTGGAGAACTTTTGAACTTCGAAGCATGTATGGATATGATGGATCTTCTTTACGAGAAGGAGGAGACGTCCGTTCTTTATCATTCTTCCACATCTTTGGCTGCTTCCATTTTG GTCTCTTCTTACATAATAACCGTGCCTAAACAACAGTGGGAGTTCCCTATTCTCCCATGGGGTAAGCATTCTTCTTTCTGCTATTTCCATCAAAAGCATTTATCGATGATAGATTTATCAAGTCATAGGGTATTGAACAAGTTAGAAATAAGTTATACCATATAG
- the LOC106409873 gene encoding cyclin-J18 isoform X2 encodes MSTEIAHLRRRLVEFTIQCTTHLELPPIVKYSALSLFFDRFRPSVVRFLQKKKKAEHWLLQPLTESNLQLFVLISIWISCKMHCSRGLSVQSLKSLGDNMITEQLFTVRDFMEAELVFLKVMKFEIGTLNIAYTLLDDLFIHFKEVAKVGELLNFEACMDMMDLLYEKEETSVLYHSSTSLAASILVSSYIITVPKQQWEFPILPWVKMVTNKEEREVVELVGYILSHVLYPHPS; translated from the exons ATGTCTACAGAGATCGCTCATCTGCGACGGAGGTTGGTCGAGTTCACGATTCAGTGTACTACT CATCTCGAACTTCCTCCGATCGTTAAATACTCAGCACTATCGCTCTTCTTCGATCGGTTTCGTCCGTCTGTTGTCAG GTTcttacagaagaagaagaaagcagaACACTGGCTATTGCAACCGTTGACTGAAAGCAATCTGCAGCTGTTTGTGTTAATCTCCATATGGATCTCGTGCAAA ATGCACTGTTCCCGGGGTTTATCGGTTCAAAGTCTGAAATCCTTGGGTGATAATATGATCACAGAGCAGCTCTTCACTGTTCGGGATTTCATGGAAGCA GAACTAGTTTTTCTGAAG GTGATGAAATTCGAGATTGGCACTTTAAATATAGCTTATACACTGCTTGATGACCTTTTTATCCATTTCAA GGAAGTTGCAAAGGTTGGAGAACTTTTGAACTTCGAAGCATGTATGGATATGATGGATCTTCTTTACGAGAAGGAGGAGACGTCCGTTCTTTATCATTCTTCCACATCTTTGGCTGCTTCCATTTTG GTCTCTTCTTACATAATAACCGTGCCTAAACAACAGTGGGAGTTCCCTATTCTCCCATGGG TTAAAATGGTGACAAATAAGGAAGAAAGAGAGGTGGTGGAGCTTGTTGGATACATACTTTCCCATGTCCTTTACCCTCACCCTTCCTAA
- the LOC106410843 gene encoding 65-kDa microtubule-associated protein 6 isoform X1, with product MLEVGNFNALFFQTNTTCNNLLRELQQIWVEIGESEAEKDKMLMELEKECLQIYQRKVDEAANSKARLHQSVAAIEAEVASLMAALGVLNINSPIKMDKSSKSLKEKLAAVTPLVEELRIQKEERMKQFSDIKAQIEKISGEISGYSEHLNKGMISSLTLEEQDLTLRKLNEYQTHLRTLQKEKSDRLNKVLGYVNEVHTLCGVLGVDFSQTVCEVHPSLHRTDHEQSTNISDNTLEGLDNMIQKLKTERRARFQKLKDVVASLFELWNLMDTPQEERTKFGRVTYVVRSSESKNTEPGILSTETIEQVSAEVESLSKLKASKMKELVMKRRSELEDLCRITHIQPDTSTSAEKSSALIDSGLVDPSELLAKIEMHINKIKDEAQSRKDIMDRIDRWLSACEEENWLEEYNLDENRYSAGRGGHVNLKRAERARVTINKIPAMVDNLIKKTLVWEEETQKSFLYDGVRLVNILEDYKLTRKQQEEEKKRYRDQKKRQDLLLTQRESIYGSKPSPRRSSSFRKPNGYSISNGNGSMPPTPRRSSVGTTTPDLLLTPRSYSGHHRQNGYFKEVRRLTSTPLNYVAIQKEDTASTTYTSIYSSEPDSPLQG from the exons ATGCTGGAAGTTGGAAATTTCAATGCCCTCTTTTTCCAAACAAACACTACTTGTAATAATCTTCTCCGAGAGCTTCAg CAAATATGGGTTGAAATTGGTGAGAGTGAGGCAGAGAAAGACAAGATGCTGATGGAATTGGAGAAAGAATGTCTTCAAATCTATCAAAGAAAGGTTGACGAGGCTGCAAATTCTAAGGCACGGCTTCATCAGTCTGTTGCAGCTATAGAAGCTGAAGTTGCTTCTCTAATGGCTGCTCTTGGAGTCTTAAACATCAACTCACCG ATAAAAATGGATAAAAGCTCAAAATCATTGAAAGAAAAGCTTGCAGCTGTGACCCCTCTAGTTGAGGAGTTGAGGATTCAGAAAGAGGAGAGGATGAAGCAGTTTTCTGACATAAAGGCCCAAATCGAGAAGATCAGTGGAGAGATTTCAGGATACAGTGAACATCTCAACAAGGGCATGATCAGTTCCTTGACTCTCGAAGAACAAGACTTGACTCTCAGAAAACTCAACGAGTATCAAACACATCTCCGCACGCTTCAAAAGGAAAAG TCTGATCGCCTCAACAAAGTCTTGGGCTATGTCAACGAGGTGCACACTCTTTGCGGTGTTCTGGGAGTTGACTTTAGTCAGACGGTTTGTGAGGTTCATCCGAGCTTGCATAGGACAGACCACGAGCAGTCTACAAACATTAGTGATAACACACTTGAAGGACTAGACAACATGATTCAGAAGCTAAAAACCGAAAGAAGAGCTCGGTTTCAAAAG CTGAAGGATGTAGTGGCTTCGCTTTTCGAGCTATGGAATCTAATGGACACACCGCAAGAAGAGAGAACTAAATTTGGAAGAGTTACTTATGTTGTGAGATCATCTGAATCTAAAAACACTGAGCCAGGCATCCTTTCCACCGAGACAATTGAACAG GTGTCTGCGGAAGTGGAGAGTCTGAGTAAACTGAAAGCTAGCAAAATGAAGGAACTTGTGATGAAACGGAGGTCTGAGTTGGAGGATCTTTGCAGAATAACTCACATTCAACCTGATACAAGCACTTCAGCTGAGAAATCAAGTGCACTAATAGATTCTG GGTTAGTGGACCCTTCGGAGCTTCTTGCAAAGATAGAAATGCATATAAACAAGATCAAAGACGAAGCACAGAGCCGTAAAGACATCATGGACAGAATTGACCGTTGGCTCTCTGCATGTGAAGAGGAAAACTGGTTGGAAGAATATAATCTG GATGAGAACAGGTATAGCGCTGGAAGAGGTGGACATGTAAACCTCAAGCGTGCAGAACGAGCCAGGGTTACAATCAATAAGATCCCAG CAATGGTTGACAATCTTATCAAGAAAACGCTAGTTTGGGAAGAGGAAACGCAGAAGTCATTTCTCTATGATGGT GTTCGGTTGGTTAATATACTAGAAGACTATAAACTGACAAGGAAACAAcaagaagaggaaaagaaaagatACCGG GACCAAAAGAAGAGGCAGGATCTCTTACTAACCCAAAGGGAATCCATATATGGATCAAAACCGAGTCCAAGAAGAAGCAGCAGCTTCAGAAAGCCCAATGGTTACAGCATCAGCAATGGTAATGGTTCAATGCCTCCCACGCCTCGCAGAAGCTCGGTAGGGACAACAACACCTGATCTTCTTCTGACACCGAGATCTTACTCTGGTCACCATCGCCAAAACGGGTATTTCAAAGAAGTTAGGAGACTCACTTCCACTCCATTAAACTATGTGGCCATTCAGAAGGAAGATACTGCTTCTACTACTTACACATCGATTTATAGCTCTGAGCCAGACTCACCTCTCCAAGGCTGA
- the LOC106410843 gene encoding 65-kDa microtubule-associated protein 6 isoform X2: MLMELEKECLQIYQRKVDEAANSKARLHQSVAAIEAEVASLMAALGVLNINSPIKMDKSSKSLKEKLAAVTPLVEELRIQKEERMKQFSDIKAQIEKISGEISGYSEHLNKGMISSLTLEEQDLTLRKLNEYQTHLRTLQKEKSDRLNKVLGYVNEVHTLCGVLGVDFSQTVCEVHPSLHRTDHEQSTNISDNTLEGLDNMIQKLKTERRARFQKLKDVVASLFELWNLMDTPQEERTKFGRVTYVVRSSESKNTEPGILSTETIEQVSAEVESLSKLKASKMKELVMKRRSELEDLCRITHIQPDTSTSAEKSSALIDSGLVDPSELLAKIEMHINKIKDEAQSRKDIMDRIDRWLSACEEENWLEEYNLDENRYSAGRGGHVNLKRAERARVTINKIPAMVDNLIKKTLVWEEETQKSFLYDGVRLVNILEDYKLTRKQQEEEKKRYRDQKKRQDLLLTQRESIYGSKPSPRRSSSFRKPNGYSISNGNGSMPPTPRRSSVGTTTPDLLLTPRSYSGHHRQNGYFKEVRRLTSTPLNYVAIQKEDTASTTYTSIYSSEPDSPLQG, from the exons ATGCTGATGGAATTGGAGAAAGAATGTCTTCAAATCTATCAAAGAAAGGTTGACGAGGCTGCAAATTCTAAGGCACGGCTTCATCAGTCTGTTGCAGCTATAGAAGCTGAAGTTGCTTCTCTAATGGCTGCTCTTGGAGTCTTAAACATCAACTCACCG ATAAAAATGGATAAAAGCTCAAAATCATTGAAAGAAAAGCTTGCAGCTGTGACCCCTCTAGTTGAGGAGTTGAGGATTCAGAAAGAGGAGAGGATGAAGCAGTTTTCTGACATAAAGGCCCAAATCGAGAAGATCAGTGGAGAGATTTCAGGATACAGTGAACATCTCAACAAGGGCATGATCAGTTCCTTGACTCTCGAAGAACAAGACTTGACTCTCAGAAAACTCAACGAGTATCAAACACATCTCCGCACGCTTCAAAAGGAAAAG TCTGATCGCCTCAACAAAGTCTTGGGCTATGTCAACGAGGTGCACACTCTTTGCGGTGTTCTGGGAGTTGACTTTAGTCAGACGGTTTGTGAGGTTCATCCGAGCTTGCATAGGACAGACCACGAGCAGTCTACAAACATTAGTGATAACACACTTGAAGGACTAGACAACATGATTCAGAAGCTAAAAACCGAAAGAAGAGCTCGGTTTCAAAAG CTGAAGGATGTAGTGGCTTCGCTTTTCGAGCTATGGAATCTAATGGACACACCGCAAGAAGAGAGAACTAAATTTGGAAGAGTTACTTATGTTGTGAGATCATCTGAATCTAAAAACACTGAGCCAGGCATCCTTTCCACCGAGACAATTGAACAG GTGTCTGCGGAAGTGGAGAGTCTGAGTAAACTGAAAGCTAGCAAAATGAAGGAACTTGTGATGAAACGGAGGTCTGAGTTGGAGGATCTTTGCAGAATAACTCACATTCAACCTGATACAAGCACTTCAGCTGAGAAATCAAGTGCACTAATAGATTCTG GGTTAGTGGACCCTTCGGAGCTTCTTGCAAAGATAGAAATGCATATAAACAAGATCAAAGACGAAGCACAGAGCCGTAAAGACATCATGGACAGAATTGACCGTTGGCTCTCTGCATGTGAAGAGGAAAACTGGTTGGAAGAATATAATCTG GATGAGAACAGGTATAGCGCTGGAAGAGGTGGACATGTAAACCTCAAGCGTGCAGAACGAGCCAGGGTTACAATCAATAAGATCCCAG CAATGGTTGACAATCTTATCAAGAAAACGCTAGTTTGGGAAGAGGAAACGCAGAAGTCATTTCTCTATGATGGT GTTCGGTTGGTTAATATACTAGAAGACTATAAACTGACAAGGAAACAAcaagaagaggaaaagaaaagatACCGG GACCAAAAGAAGAGGCAGGATCTCTTACTAACCCAAAGGGAATCCATATATGGATCAAAACCGAGTCCAAGAAGAAGCAGCAGCTTCAGAAAGCCCAATGGTTACAGCATCAGCAATGGTAATGGTTCAATGCCTCCCACGCCTCGCAGAAGCTCGGTAGGGACAACAACACCTGATCTTCTTCTGACACCGAGATCTTACTCTGGTCACCATCGCCAAAACGGGTATTTCAAAGAAGTTAGGAGACTCACTTCCACTCCATTAAACTATGTGGCCATTCAGAAGGAAGATACTGCTTCTACTACTTACACATCGATTTATAGCTCTGAGCCAGACTCACCTCTCCAAGGCTGA
- the BNAC07G21380D gene encoding uncharacterized protein BNAC07G21380D: MDFLPPVKPESVEEVVLMEYDEENNQLEAEFCPVEHPVEPEEEDRPVKCPVPISSALIHNSTEKTKPGWVKHRASCETQVYPPPRHVRNVRKRRNSFVEGDSSFFTRSMFSTSTHDEEETTSRRSTATTIYRVFRQVHEFEP; the protein is encoded by the exons ATGGACTTCCTTCCCcca GTCAAACCAGAAAGTGTGGAGGAGGTAGTGTTGATGGAATACGATGAAGAGAACAACCAACTCGAAGCCGAGTTTTGTCCCGTTGAGCATCCAGTTGAACCGGAAGAAGAAGATCGTCCGGTTAAATGTCCCGTACCAATCTCATCTGCTCTCATCCAC AATTCAACGGAGAAAACCAAACCGGGCTGGGTTAAACACAGAGCCAGCTGCGAAACTCAGGTTTATCCACCTCCACGTCATGTCCGTAACGTAAGGAAGAGACGCAACTCGTTTGTCGAAGGAGACAGCAGTTTCTTCACGAGATCTATGTTCTCCACATCGACTCACGATGAGGAAGAAACCACATCTCGAAGATCCACTGCCACAACAATCTACCGTGTTTTTCGACAAGTTCACGAGTTCGAGccgtga